One window from the genome of Nocardioides panaciterrulae encodes:
- a CDS encoding magnesium transporter MgtE N-terminal domain-containing protein: protein MSTTPTRVFAARLVGLPIFDPLGDQVGKVRDLVVAVRSEVNQPRVLGLVAEVFGRRRIFVPMTRVTNIDSGQVYTTGLLNMRRFEQRSTETLVIGQMLDRTVHIPSLGVTGTVYDVGMEQARNRDWVLSRVAVQEPAKGLRRRGQTHVAEWRDVEGLTRREETQGATHLIAALNEMRPADAANMIHDLPVERRTAVVAALDDERLADVLEELPEEDQVEILEHLDSERAADILEEMSPDDAADLIADLPPETAATLLQLMEPDEAEDVRRLMSYAEHTAGAMMTPEPVILGPDATIADALAHVRNPDLPVSLAAMVFVCRQPLEPPTGRFLGVAHIQRLLREPPSTLVAGSIDDTMDPLRPEASIEQVAAHLATYNLVAAPVVDDNGRLLGAVTVDDLLDHMLPENWRDTPLRPGDVRPGGNRG from the coding sequence GTGAGCACGACCCCCACCCGCGTCTTCGCGGCCCGCCTCGTCGGGCTGCCGATCTTCGACCCCCTGGGCGACCAGGTGGGCAAGGTCCGCGACCTGGTGGTGGCCGTGCGCTCCGAGGTCAACCAGCCGCGGGTCCTCGGCCTGGTCGCCGAGGTCTTCGGCCGGCGCCGGATCTTCGTGCCGATGACCCGGGTCACCAACATCGACAGCGGGCAGGTCTACACGACCGGCCTGTTGAACATGCGCCGCTTCGAGCAGCGCTCCACCGAGACCCTGGTGATCGGCCAGATGCTCGACCGCACCGTGCACATCCCCAGCCTCGGCGTGACCGGCACCGTCTACGACGTCGGCATGGAGCAGGCGCGCAACCGCGACTGGGTGCTGTCCCGGGTCGCGGTCCAGGAGCCCGCCAAAGGACTGCGTCGCCGCGGCCAGACCCACGTCGCGGAGTGGCGCGACGTCGAGGGCCTGACCCGGCGCGAGGAGACCCAGGGCGCCACCCACCTGATCGCCGCGCTCAACGAGATGCGTCCCGCCGACGCGGCGAACATGATCCACGACCTGCCCGTCGAGCGCCGGACGGCCGTCGTGGCCGCCCTCGACGACGAGCGGCTCGCCGACGTGCTGGAGGAGCTGCCGGAGGAGGACCAGGTCGAGATCCTCGAGCACCTCGACTCCGAGCGCGCCGCCGACATCCTCGAGGAGATGTCCCCCGACGACGCGGCCGACCTGATCGCGGACCTCCCCCCAGAGACGGCCGCGACGCTGCTGCAGCTGATGGAGCCCGACGAGGCCGAGGACGTCAGGCGGCTGATGTCCTACGCCGAGCACACCGCCGGCGCGATGATGACCCCAGAGCCGGTGATCCTCGGCCCCGACGCCACCATCGCCGACGCGCTGGCCCACGTGCGCAACCCGGACCTGCCGGTCTCCCTGGCGGCCATGGTGTTCGTGTGCCGGCAGCCGCTGGAGCCGCCGACCGGCAGGTTCCTCGGCGTCGCCCACATCCAGCGGCTGCTGCGCGAGCCGCCCTCGACGCTGGTGGCGGGCTCGATCGACGACACGATGGACCCGCTGCGCCCCGAGGCCAGCATCGAGCAGGTCGCCGCCCACCTCGCGACCTACAACCTGGTCGCCGCGCCGGTGGTCGACGACAACGGCCGCCTGCTGGGTGCGGTGACCGTGGACGACCTGCTCGACCACATGCTGCCCGAGAACTGGCGCGACACCCCGCTGCGTCCCGGCGACGTCCGCCCGGGAGGCAACCGTGGCTGA
- a CDS encoding endonuclease/exonuclease/phosphatase family protein, which produces MALAVLLLALSGVFLAWGHVMGPARTSAADVPPPGGTATSTTGPTTGPTTTATASTGASATPSASAGPSSAGPAPAATTSAPPPAQDVVARTEPIKRAPVVVLPDLDVLPPLTFRVSSFNMLGASHTVPGGEHADRAPGPVRARWGSQLLRGAGVSVAGLQELEPSQYAAFRAATPGWDAYPGSRLVRKSTANSIVWDTSVWTLVEAHTIAIPYFHGRSTPMPYLELRDRRTGRKVWFANFHNPADVHGPAARFRSVAVAREVALANQLTASGTPLVMTGDMNDREAYFCPMTTRTGMHAALGGSTGPSCAPPGDMTVDWIMGSPDVAFSNYHSVRGGLVYRTSDHHFLWTDATVGASAASVR; this is translated from the coding sequence GTGGCCCTCGCCGTGCTGCTGCTGGCCCTCTCGGGGGTCTTCCTCGCCTGGGGCCACGTCATGGGCCCGGCCCGGACCTCGGCGGCCGACGTGCCGCCGCCCGGGGGGACCGCCACGTCCACCACCGGGCCCACCACCGGGCCCACCACCACCGCCACCGCGTCCACGGGCGCGTCGGCCACACCGTCCGCGAGCGCGGGGCCGTCCAGCGCGGGGCCGGCCCCGGCGGCGACGACCTCGGCCCCACCGCCGGCCCAGGACGTCGTGGCCCGCACCGAGCCGATCAAGCGCGCGCCGGTCGTGGTGCTGCCCGACCTCGACGTGCTGCCCCCGCTGACGTTCCGGGTCAGCTCCTTCAACATGCTCGGCGCCTCCCACACCGTGCCCGGCGGTGAGCACGCCGACCGCGCCCCCGGTCCGGTCCGCGCCCGGTGGGGCTCCCAGCTGCTGCGTGGCGCCGGGGTGTCGGTGGCCGGGCTGCAGGAGCTCGAGCCCTCGCAGTACGCCGCCTTCCGGGCGGCCACGCCCGGCTGGGACGCCTACCCGGGCTCCCGGCTGGTGCGCAAGTCGACCGCGAACTCGATCGTCTGGGACACCTCGGTGTGGACCCTGGTCGAGGCGCACACGATCGCGATCCCGTACTTCCACGGGCGCTCCACCCCGATGCCCTACCTCGAGCTCAGGGACCGCAGGACCGGGCGGAAGGTGTGGTTCGCCAACTTCCACAACCCCGCCGACGTGCACGGGCCCGCGGCCCGGTTCCGGAGCGTCGCGGTGGCTCGGGAGGTCGCGCTCGCCAACCAGCTGACCGCCTCGGGCACGCCCCTGGTCATGACCGGGGACATGAACGACCGCGAGGCCTACTTCTGCCCGATGACCACCCGGACCGGCATGCATGCGGCGCTGGGCGGGTCGACCGGTCCCAGCTGCGCGCCCCCCGGGGACATGACCGTGGACTGGATCATGGGCTCTCCGGACGTCGCGTTCAGCAACTACCACTCGGTCCGCGGCGGCCTGGTCTACCGCACCAGCGACCACCACTTCCTGTGGACCGACGCCACGGTGGGTGCCTCCGCGGCGTCGGTCCGCTGA
- a CDS encoding alkaline phosphatase family protein — protein MTLSRFPGSRRTPRRTAAAAVVALALGGGALLPAASQASSTGTSDVPPASTDFVVSSFNLLGASHTGPGGERKGWAVGAQRMVWASDLLDQHQIDVVGFQEMQLPQYRKFQELDGATWGMFPGRSLGTAAMANNIAWRKADWALVESRTVVVPYFHGNPIRKPLVLLQNLHTGQQAWFLNTHNPANKKGPAQKWRNRAVRIEAATVNALNQETPDVPVFFTGDMNDREKFFCPITAATTLQSANGGSNVDGTCTVPRPTQIDWIMGSPQVSFSGYTALKDALVRKTTDHPLVYATASLPPVPVVSPVQHVVVLDVEGLRSRGLAQEMAAGRLPALAQMMSEGASTLDARSEVESTTRLPNVIGMLTGRPVDVAAGGHGYAAAEDSGSTVRAAHGGRYVSSVFDLVHNLGRSTALFGSRDELDVVARSWDGTNGGTDPYLPDDGRDKIDTYSNGKDDVAVVRDLTAQLTTDPAAFSFAHLSGPARKGVRKGWMRPGWFASLPRTDKMIGKVLTAVRTDPDLAENTVVILTSDYGGRGHDGSDATRRANYTVPLVVWGTGIAQGADLYALNPAYAATHRLQAYDEATQPLRNGDVANLALDLLGLPPVTGSRFDLGQELTALAPVTDPTTP, from the coding sequence ATGACTCTCAGCCGCTTCCCGGGCAGCCGCCGGACCCCCCGCCGTACGGCCGCCGCTGCCGTGGTCGCCCTCGCGCTCGGTGGCGGGGCGCTGCTCCCCGCCGCGAGCCAGGCCTCCTCCACCGGGACCTCGGACGTGCCGCCGGCCTCCACCGACTTCGTCGTCAGCTCCTTCAACCTGCTGGGCGCCAGCCACACCGGCCCCGGCGGCGAGCGCAAGGGCTGGGCCGTCGGCGCCCAACGGATGGTGTGGGCCTCCGACCTGCTCGACCAGCACCAGATCGACGTCGTGGGCTTCCAGGAGATGCAGCTGCCGCAGTACCGCAAGTTCCAGGAGCTCGACGGGGCCACCTGGGGGATGTTCCCCGGCCGGTCGCTGGGCACCGCCGCGATGGCCAACAACATCGCCTGGCGCAAGGCCGACTGGGCGCTGGTGGAGTCGCGCACGGTCGTGGTGCCGTACTTCCACGGCAACCCGATCCGCAAGCCGCTGGTGCTGCTGCAGAACCTGCACACCGGCCAGCAGGCGTGGTTCCTCAACACCCACAACCCCGCCAACAAGAAGGGCCCCGCGCAGAAGTGGCGCAACCGGGCCGTCCGGATCGAGGCCGCCACCGTCAACGCGTTGAACCAGGAGACCCCCGACGTCCCGGTGTTCTTCACCGGCGACATGAACGACCGGGAGAAGTTCTTCTGCCCGATCACCGCGGCGACGACCCTGCAGTCGGCCAACGGCGGCAGCAACGTGGACGGCACCTGCACGGTGCCGCGCCCGACCCAGATCGACTGGATCATGGGCAGCCCCCAGGTCTCCTTCTCCGGCTACACCGCGCTGAAGGACGCGCTGGTCCGCAAGACCACCGACCACCCGCTGGTCTACGCGACCGCGTCCCTCCCGCCGGTCCCGGTGGTCAGTCCGGTCCAGCACGTGGTCGTGCTCGACGTGGAGGGCCTGCGCTCCCGGGGCCTGGCCCAGGAGATGGCCGCCGGCCGCCTCCCGGCCCTGGCCCAGATGATGAGCGAGGGCGCCTCGACGCTCGACGCGCGCAGCGAGGTCGAGAGCACGACCCGGCTGCCCAACGTGATCGGCATGCTGACCGGCCGGCCGGTCGACGTGGCGGCCGGCGGCCACGGCTACGCCGCCGCCGAGGACAGCGGGTCGACGGTGCGGGCGGCCCACGGGGGCAGGTACGTCTCCAGCGTCTTCGACCTGGTCCACAACCTCGGCCGCAGCACCGCCCTGTTCGGCAGCCGGGACGAGCTCGACGTGGTCGCCCGCAGCTGGGACGGGACCAACGGCGGGACCGACCCCTACCTCCCCGACGACGGCCGGGACAAGATCGACACCTACAGCAACGGCAAGGACGACGTGGCCGTGGTCCGCGACCTCACCGCGCAGCTGACCACCGACCCCGCCGCGTTCAGCTTCGCCCACCTCTCCGGCCCGGCCCGCAAGGGCGTCCGGAAGGGCTGGATGCGTCCCGGCTGGTTCGCGTCGCTCCCCCGGACCGACAAGATGATCGGCAAGGTGCTGACCGCGGTGCGGACCGACCCGGACCTCGCCGAGAACACCGTGGTGATCCTGACCTCCGACTACGGCGGCCGCGGCCACGACGGCAGCGACGCCACCCGCCGCGCCAACTACACCGTCCCGCTGGTGGTCTGGGGCACCGGGATCGCGCAGGGCGCGGACCTCTACGCGCTCAACCCGGCGTACGCCGCGACCCACCGCCTGCAGGCCTACGACGAGGCCACCCAGCCGCTGCGCAACGGCGACGTCGCCAACCTGGCCCTGGACCTGCTCGGGCTGCCCCCGGTGACCGGGAGCCGGTTCGACCTCGGCCAGGAGCTCACGGCGCTGGCCCCGGTCACCGACCCCACGACCCCCTGA